A window from Candidatus Deferrimicrobiaceae bacterium encodes these proteins:
- a CDS encoding lactate utilization protein — protein MSRVEIGLWQLDVRARKCVEALQKNGFRAEYHPSLESVRERVLAECENASSVGFGGSLSIQEMGIFEALEGKGKTLLDHSRVPSEKEAETRRGQLTCDLFLTGTNAVTLDGCLVNLDKNGNRINAMTFGPKKTVVVAGGQKVVSDVGEALRRIKSVAAPRNAKRLKLSTPCATSGFCEDCDSPQRICRAYSIIERKPPHSDISVLLCGEPMGL, from the coding sequence ATGAGCCGGGTAGAGATCGGACTGTGGCAGCTCGATGTCCGGGCAAGGAAATGCGTTGAAGCGCTCCAGAAGAACGGTTTCCGGGCCGAGTACCATCCCAGCCTGGAATCCGTGCGGGAGCGGGTGCTCGCGGAGTGCGAGAACGCGTCCTCGGTCGGGTTCGGGGGATCTCTTTCGATCCAGGAGATGGGGATCTTCGAGGCCCTGGAGGGGAAGGGGAAAACGCTTCTCGACCATAGCCGCGTCCCTTCCGAGAAGGAGGCGGAGACCCGGCGTGGCCAGCTCACCTGCGACCTGTTCCTGACCGGGACGAACGCCGTCACCCTCGACGGGTGCCTGGTGAACCTGGACAAGAACGGGAACCGGATCAACGCGATGACCTTCGGGCCGAAAAAGACGGTCGTGGTGGCCGGGGGGCAGAAGGTGGTTTCCGACGTGGGGGAGGCCCTGCGCCGGATCAAGTCGGTCGCCGCGCCGAGAAACGCGAAGCGGCTCAAGCTTTCCACCCCGTGCGCCACGTCCGGCTTCTGCGAGGACTGCGACTCGCCCCAGCGCATCTGCCGGGCCTACTCGATCATCGAACGGAAGCCGCCCCACTCGGACATCTCCGTGCTCCTGTGCGGCGAGCCGATGGGCTTGTAG
- the rpe gene encoding ribulose-phosphate 3-epimerase, with the protein MDYYIAPSLLSADFGRLAEEIAAVEKAGADLLHLDIMDGRFVPNITIGPPVVAAVRRCAKLPLDVHLMIVEPEKYLEAFADAGADVITVHAEATPHLQRAVARVRELGKKAGVSLNPSTSLSAIEWVLTDVDMVLLMTVNPGFGGQAYLPAMTGKIELLRSQLSRAGLVVDIEVDGGIKADNVSEVVKAGANVIVSGSGIFGTKDYGRTISEMRKNIRKAVSAPA; encoded by the coding sequence ATGGACTATTACATCGCGCCGTCCCTGCTGTCGGCCGACTTCGGCCGGCTTGCCGAGGAAATCGCCGCCGTGGAAAAGGCGGGGGCCGACCTCCTCCATCTCGATATCATGGACGGCCGGTTCGTTCCCAACATCACGATCGGGCCCCCCGTGGTGGCCGCGGTCCGGAGATGCGCGAAGCTCCCCCTCGACGTGCACCTCATGATCGTCGAGCCGGAGAAGTACCTCGAGGCCTTCGCGGACGCCGGGGCGGACGTCATCACCGTCCATGCCGAGGCGACGCCGCACCTCCAGCGCGCGGTGGCCCGCGTTCGGGAACTGGGGAAGAAGGCCGGGGTCTCCCTGAACCCGTCCACCTCCCTGTCCGCCATCGAGTGGGTGTTGACCGACGTCGACATGGTGCTCCTCATGACCGTCAACCCGGGGTTCGGGGGGCAGGCGTACCTCCCCGCGATGACGGGGAAGATCGAGCTTCTCCGCTCGCAGCTCTCCCGCGCGGGTCTTGTCGTCGACATCGAGGTGGACGGGGGGATCAAGGCGGATAACGTCTCCGAAGTCGTCAAGGCCGGGGCGAACGTGATCGTCTCCGGTTCCGGCATCTTCGGCACGAAGGATTACGGCAGGACGATTTCCGAGATGAGGAAAAACATCCGCAAAGCGGTTTCCGCCCCCGCGTGA
- the rsmB gene encoding 16S rRNA (cytosine(967)-C(5))-methyltransferase RsmB, whose product MRGRGRPTGEGPARRGQGDVRLGIRAGPARPEGGPAISVRDAALRILFRVDRGEAYADILLDRAQRSFPDPRDRALLTELVMGTLRRRGTLDFTLSPLLLRTMDKTDPLTRNALRLGAYQILYTRAPERAAVFETVEAAKRARGEKIAGLVNAVLRELVRAGKEPALPEADGEERMAATLSAPLALVSALSRSMGEEDAAAFLASSLERPPFVIRGNTFRGTRDDLLARLARAGMVPSPCRYAPDGIALSEPAGVHADPGFSAGEYLVMDEGAQLIAPLLAPARDEVLLDACAAPGGKTTHLAALSGGKARIVATDLSEGRLRLLRETVSRTGAEGVTTRIHDFSAGPLPRSAGRFDKILVDAPCTGMGVIRRNPDAKWRFRPEGPADMARLQGAILDNAWASLRAGGLLVYCTCTPFREENEEVVASFLERHADGGVRREGAAGWTGPEDAWTPEGFLRLSPHRHGTDGFFAALLGKSG is encoded by the coding sequence CTGCGGGGAAGGGGCCGTCCGACTGGAGAAGGTCCAGCCCGAAGGGGGCAGGGCGATGTCCGCCTGGGAATACGCGCAGGGCCGGCGCGTCCGGAAGGGGGACCGGCTATCTCCGTAAGGGATGCGGCGCTTCGGATCCTTTTCCGGGTGGACCGGGGAGAGGCGTACGCGGATATTCTTCTCGACCGGGCGCAGCGGTCGTTTCCCGACCCGAGGGACCGGGCGCTCCTGACCGAGCTTGTGATGGGGACGCTTCGGCGCCGCGGCACCCTCGATTTCACCCTCTCCCCCCTGCTCTTACGGACGATGGACAAGACCGACCCCCTGACGCGCAACGCCTTGCGCCTGGGCGCCTACCAGATCCTCTACACCCGCGCGCCGGAGCGGGCGGCGGTCTTCGAGACCGTGGAGGCGGCGAAGAGGGCGCGGGGGGAAAAGATCGCAGGCCTCGTCAACGCCGTGCTGCGGGAGTTGGTGCGGGCGGGGAAGGAGCCGGCGCTTCCCGAGGCGGACGGGGAGGAGCGCATGGCGGCCACGCTGTCGGCCCCTCTTGCGCTCGTGTCCGCCCTGTCCCGGTCGATGGGGGAAGAAGATGCGGCCGCCTTTCTCGCCTCCTCCCTGGAGCGGCCCCCTTTCGTAATCCGGGGAAACACCTTCCGCGGCACCCGGGACGACCTGCTGGCCCGGCTTGCCCGGGCGGGGATGGTCCCCTCCCCTTGCCGCTACGCGCCCGACGGGATCGCGCTCTCCGAGCCGGCCGGCGTGCACGCCGACCCGGGCTTTTCGGCGGGGGAGTACCTGGTGATGGACGAAGGCGCGCAGCTGATCGCCCCCCTCCTTGCGCCTGCAAGGGACGAGGTGCTCCTCGACGCATGCGCCGCCCCCGGAGGGAAGACGACCCACCTCGCGGCGCTCTCCGGGGGGAAAGCACGGATCGTCGCGACCGACCTATCGGAAGGTCGCCTCCGTCTGCTGCGCGAGACGGTATCGCGCACGGGGGCGGAAGGGGTGACGACGCGGATCCACGATTTCTCCGCGGGGCCGCTTCCCCGATCCGCGGGCAGGTTCGACAAGATCCTCGTGGACGCCCCCTGTACGGGGATGGGGGTCATCCGTCGCAACCCCGACGCAAAGTGGCGGTTCCGGCCGGAAGGGCCGGCGGACATGGCGCGCCTGCAGGGGGCCATCCTCGACAACGCCTGGGCGTCCCTTCGTGCCGGGGGGCTTCTCGTCTACTGCACCTGCACTCCCTTCCGGGAGGAGAACGAAGAGGTGGTGGCGTCGTTTCTCGAACGGCACGCGGACGGCGGAGTGCGCCGGGAAGGCGCGGCGGGATGGACGGGGCCGGAGGATGCATGGACGCCGGAGGGGTTTCTCAGGCTTTCCCCGCACCGCCACGGCACGGACGGCTTCTTCGCGGCGCTTCTCGGGAAGAGCGGCTGA
- the fmt gene encoding methionyl-tRNA formyltransferase translates to MPRYRAVFLGTPAFAVPSLAALARDEEVTLVVTNPDRPAGRGQALTAPPVKGEAQRLGIPVFQPEKARHPESVARILAESPDLIIVVAYGQILPPSILDIPKRMCINVHASLLPRYRGAAPIHWAIAGGETVTGVTIMKMDPGMDTGPMLHVRTLPIGEDDTAETMFPRLSVLGAQALTEALGMLRQGTLVETPQDGTKATYAPMLKKEHGRIDWGKPAREVRNLVRGMTPWPSACAEHDGKTLKVLSASVREGKGERGEILSVDRDGIVVACGEGAVRLEKVQPEGGRAMSAWEYAQGRRVRKGDRLSP, encoded by the coding sequence ATGCCCCGATACCGAGCGGTCTTCCTGGGGACCCCGGCGTTCGCGGTTCCCTCGTTAGCCGCGCTCGCCCGGGACGAGGAAGTCACCCTCGTCGTCACGAACCCCGACCGCCCCGCCGGACGGGGCCAGGCGCTCACGGCCCCCCCGGTAAAGGGGGAGGCGCAACGGCTCGGGATCCCGGTCTTTCAGCCGGAGAAGGCGAGGCACCCGGAGTCGGTCGCGCGGATCCTGGCCGAGAGCCCCGACCTGATCATCGTCGTGGCGTACGGGCAGATCCTCCCCCCGTCGATCCTCGACATTCCGAAGCGGATGTGCATCAACGTCCACGCGTCGCTTCTGCCCCGGTACCGCGGGGCCGCGCCGATCCACTGGGCGATCGCGGGGGGGGAGACGGTGACGGGAGTGACGATCATGAAGATGGACCCGGGGATGGACACGGGGCCGATGCTGCACGTGCGCACACTGCCGATCGGGGAGGACGACACGGCGGAGACGATGTTCCCCAGGCTTTCCGTCCTCGGCGCGCAGGCCCTGACCGAGGCCCTCGGGATGCTTCGCCAGGGGACCCTGGTCGAGACCCCCCAGGACGGGACGAAGGCGACGTACGCCCCGATGCTGAAAAAAGAGCACGGGCGGATCGACTGGGGGAAGCCTGCCCGGGAGGTGCGGAACCTGGTCCGGGGGATGACCCCGTGGCCCTCCGCCTGCGCGGAACACGACGGGAAGACCCTGAAGGTCCTTTCCGCCTCGGTCCGGGAAGGGAAGGGGGAGCGGGGCGAGATTCTCTCGGTCGACCGGGACGGGATCGTGGTCGCCTGCGGGGAAGGGGCCGTCCGACTGGAGAAGGTCCAGCCCGAAGGGGGCAGGGCGATGTCCGCCTGGGAATACGCGCAGGGCCGGCGCGTCCGGAAGGGGGACCGGCTATCTCCGTAA
- the def gene encoding peptide deformylase → MRRRILTYPDPFLSTKALPVESVDGKIRELIRDMFETMVDANGVGLAATQVGVGKRVIVVDVSPVVEEAGPLALVNPEVVRKTGQVEGTEGCLSVPGVEGTVCRAESVVVRGKNEHGDPVTVEAHGILSRALQHEIDHLDGILFVDRLAAPAASAK, encoded by the coding sequence ATGCGGAGACGGATCCTTACCTATCCTGACCCGTTCCTGTCGACGAAGGCGCTTCCCGTGGAGAGCGTGGACGGGAAGATCCGCGAGCTGATCCGGGACATGTTCGAGACGATGGTCGATGCGAACGGGGTCGGGCTTGCGGCCACGCAGGTCGGCGTGGGGAAGCGCGTGATCGTGGTGGACGTCTCCCCGGTGGTGGAGGAGGCCGGCCCGCTCGCCCTCGTGAACCCGGAGGTCGTCCGGAAAACGGGGCAGGTCGAGGGGACGGAAGGGTGCCTGAGCGTCCCCGGGGTCGAGGGGACGGTCTGCCGAGCCGAGTCCGTCGTCGTCCGGGGGAAAAACGAGCACGGGGATCCGGTCACCGTCGAGGCCCACGGCATTCTGTCCCGCGCCCTCCAGCACGAGATCGACCATCTCGACGGGATCCTGTTCGTCGACCGGCTCGCCGCCCCCGCCGCTTCCGCGAAATAA
- a CDS encoding GGDEF domain-containing protein, producing the protein MGKDVIIARPLWPVLRSAARFLAEDGYRVEETFSWSRLLDSGLSVSLLSGILLGEHGETAEEFEVIRRFRERKGALGVPIILVGGMNALLRAEKFRSCGVDVVLPADISPGDLVEQAKPLLRYGSLYQSLSETNRELRELSMRDDLTGLPNRRQFSLDLSRNVEMARRIGRSLSCILVDIDDFKRINDDFGHPEGDSVIRQFGDVLIAVKRTYDTVARLGGDEFAWLLLDADPEKALHAAERAHRLVNEKVFQVAGSPVKLTATFGVSSLLPGMELSADDLVANADRALYWGKESGKNVARFYPPKKVENHAETDPYLS; encoded by the coding sequence GTGGGAAAGGACGTAATCATCGCCAGGCCCTTGTGGCCCGTGCTCCGCAGCGCCGCCCGGTTCCTGGCGGAGGACGGGTACCGGGTGGAGGAGACCTTCTCCTGGTCGAGGCTTTTGGACTCCGGGCTCTCCGTAAGTCTGCTGTCCGGCATCCTGCTGGGAGAGCACGGCGAAACGGCGGAGGAGTTCGAAGTCATCCGGCGGTTCCGGGAGCGCAAGGGCGCCCTGGGCGTGCCCATCATCCTGGTGGGAGGGATGAACGCCCTCCTGCGGGCCGAGAAGTTCCGATCCTGCGGCGTGGATGTCGTGCTCCCCGCCGACATCTCCCCCGGGGACCTCGTCGAGCAGGCCAAGCCCCTCCTGCGGTACGGCTCCCTGTACCAGTCGCTGTCGGAGACGAACCGGGAGCTCCGCGAGCTCTCCATGCGGGACGACCTGACGGGGCTTCCCAATCGGAGGCAGTTCTCCCTGGACCTCAGCCGGAACGTCGAAATGGCCCGCCGAATCGGCCGTTCCCTCTCCTGCATCCTAGTGGACATCGACGATTTCAAGAGGATCAACGATGATTTCGGGCATCCCGAGGGGGACAGCGTGATCCGGCAGTTCGGAGACGTGCTCATCGCGGTGAAACGGACCTACGACACGGTGGCGCGGCTGGGGGGCGACGAGTTCGCCTGGCTTCTCCTGGACGCCGACCCGGAGAAGGCGCTCCACGCCGCGGAGCGGGCGCACCGGCTGGTGAACGAGAAGGTGTTCCAGGTCGCCGGAAGCCCGGTGAAGCTCACCGCCACGTTCGGCGTCTCCTCCCTTCTGCCGGGGATGGAGCTCAGCGCCGACGACCTTGTCGCGAACGCGGACCGCGCATTATACTGGGGGAAGGAGAGCGGGAAGAACGTGGCCCGTTTCTACCCGCCGAAGAAGGTGGAGAACCATGCGGAGACGGATCCTTACCTATCCTGA
- a CDS encoding GAF domain-containing protein, with the protein MTVLSLLSEAIFGKKLPEATREVSLAGALTSGFFEVSQAMNTTAGDVQNSLDLIASAATSILRMERVVILLKERGEEMLAVRAMAGIPRGRRFEEYRQEIHDNIFSQVMASGEGMLITEVRAGSDRNLLRLLRRLDVRGFLAAPIRGPSGVIGVLAAASPLDRRELSETDLKLLSVMANFAGVAIENANLVARLHRKAKKLTAIFQVSRALNEERDPAGLFQLIIDHATDLMGAPSGSMILVDRRSGLLRIQAERGLGPEVKEEILLKIGEGITGWVAKEGKPALIRNVGEDSRYVEANPNVRSELAVPIKWGDEVVGVLNLDHYRPDAFAEEDLDLLTAFANVAAVALKNAKVLDRGGEGGKELP; encoded by the coding sequence ATGACGGTCCTCTCCCTTCTCTCCGAGGCGATCTTCGGGAAGAAGCTCCCGGAGGCCACCCGGGAAGTGTCGCTCGCGGGGGCGCTGACCTCCGGCTTCTTCGAAGTCTCCCAGGCGATGAACACGACGGCGGGCGACGTCCAGAACAGCCTCGACCTGATCGCCTCCGCCGCCACCTCCATCCTGCGCATGGAGAGGGTGGTCATTCTCCTCAAGGAGCGGGGGGAGGAGATGCTCGCCGTCCGGGCGATGGCGGGAATCCCGCGGGGGAGGCGGTTCGAGGAGTACCGCCAGGAGATCCACGACAACATCTTTTCCCAGGTCATGGCCAGCGGCGAGGGGATGCTCATCACCGAGGTGCGGGCGGGGTCCGATCGGAATCTCCTGCGCCTCCTGCGGCGGCTCGACGTCAGGGGGTTTCTTGCCGCTCCCATCCGGGGGCCTTCCGGCGTCATCGGCGTGCTGGCCGCGGCCTCTCCCCTCGACCGGAGGGAGCTCTCCGAGACCGACCTGAAGCTCCTTTCCGTAATGGCGAACTTCGCGGGGGTGGCGATCGAGAACGCCAACCTGGTCGCCCGGCTCCACCGGAAGGCGAAGAAGCTCACGGCGATCTTCCAGGTCAGCAGGGCGCTGAACGAGGAGAGGGATCCGGCGGGACTCTTCCAGCTCATCATCGACCATGCCACGGACCTGATGGGGGCCCCCAGCGGCTCCATGATCCTCGTCGACCGGCGGTCGGGCCTGCTGCGCATCCAGGCCGAACGGGGCCTGGGGCCGGAAGTCAAGGAGGAGATCCTCCTGAAGATCGGGGAGGGGATCACGGGGTGGGTGGCCAAGGAGGGGAAGCCCGCGCTTATCCGGAATGTGGGGGAGGATTCCCGGTACGTGGAGGCGAACCCGAACGTGCGGTCGGAACTGGCGGTCCCGATCAAGTGGGGGGACGAGGTCGTCGGCGTCCTGAACCTCGACCACTACCGCCCGGACGCCTTCGCCGAGGAGGACCTGGATCTGCTGACCGCGTTTGCGAACGTCGCCGCCGTGGCCCTCAAGAACGCGAAAGTGCTCGACCGGGGCGGCGAGGGCGGAAAAGAATTGCCGTGA
- a CDS encoding response regulator, translating into MKKILVVDDEENIRELYRDELVEEGYEVELAKDGLQALEKFDSFRPDLVTLDVKMPGLDGLEVLRRIREKSVLVPVLLLTAFGEFKQDFTTWASDAYIVKSHDTGELKTAVRKLLGGK; encoded by the coding sequence ATGAAGAAGATCCTGGTGGTCGACGATGAGGAGAACATCCGCGAGTTGTACCGGGACGAGCTCGTCGAGGAGGGGTACGAGGTGGAGCTGGCCAAGGACGGGCTCCAGGCGCTCGAGAAGTTCGACTCGTTCCGCCCGGACCTCGTGACGCTCGACGTGAAGATGCCCGGGCTCGACGGGCTCGAGGTCCTGAGGAGGATCCGGGAGAAGAGCGTGCTGGTCCCGGTCCTCCTGCTGACCGCCTTCGGGGAGTTCAAGCAGGATTTCACCACCTGGGCGTCGGACGCCTACATCGTGAAGTCCCACGACACGGGCGAGCTGAAAACCGCCGTGCGGAAGCTGCTGGGCGGGAAATGA
- a CDS encoding UbiX family flavin prenyltransferase, translating into MKVLLGISGASGAVYGLRTGAALHSRRVDLHLIVTATAWDILDWEVGTGNNPRPGTTPGTLLRGMGMPGKKRWLSKRMSVPPEAFHLHAEDDFTIPFTSGSNPPDAMVIAPCSMGMLGRIAHGVSSSVLTRCADVALKEKRPLVVVPRETPLSVIHLENLLTLARAGVDILPACPGFYHRPATVGEMVDFVVSRILLRIGLDAGLTGKWGEAPGPSKKGKQGGRRGAGS; encoded by the coding sequence ATGAAGGTGTTGCTCGGCATATCGGGCGCAAGCGGCGCCGTCTACGGCCTCCGCACCGGCGCGGCGCTCCACTCCCGGAGGGTGGATCTGCACCTGATCGTCACCGCGACGGCGTGGGACATCCTGGATTGGGAGGTCGGGACGGGGAACAATCCCCGGCCGGGCACGACGCCCGGGACCCTGCTGCGCGGCATGGGGATGCCGGGGAAAAAACGCTGGCTTTCGAAGAGGATGTCCGTCCCTCCGGAGGCGTTCCACCTGCACGCGGAGGACGATTTCACCATCCCCTTCACTTCCGGCTCCAACCCCCCCGATGCCATGGTCATCGCCCCCTGCTCGATGGGGATGCTCGGGCGGATCGCCCACGGCGTGTCGTCCTCGGTCCTCACCCGGTGCGCCGATGTCGCCCTGAAGGAGAAAAGGCCTCTGGTGGTCGTCCCCCGGGAGACCCCCCTGTCCGTCATTCACCTGGAGAACCTGCTCACCCTGGCGCGCGCCGGGGTGGACATCCTTCCGGCGTGCCCGGGGTTCTACCACCGGCCGGCCACCGTCGGGGAGATGGTCGACTTCGTCGTCTCCCGCATTCTGCTCCGGATCGGGCTCGATGCGGGGCTCACCGGCAAGTGGGGGGAGGCGCCCGGGCCCTCGAAGAAGGGGAAGCAGGGCGGCCGCCGGGGTGCGGGCTCGTGA